The region CAGGTTAACAACGGTAATGACATTTGGTCCAAAGAAGTTCAGTGTATTTGTGATTGTTGAAGCGTTTGAACTGGTATTCCCTGCTGCATTGACGCAAATGCTTTGAGCGGCTGATGGTGGAATCAATGAGGTTGTGGTTAATACATCAAATCCTGCGATCGCATTTGCACTTAAGGTATTCAACTGAATATTGGCTGAAATTTGGGGAGTTCCCAGGAGTTGAATGTTGCTCGTTGTAACAAAAATACCTCGCTGCCCATTGTTGCTGGCGTTATTGCTGGCGATCTCCACTCTGGCGGTTGTGCCACCTCGTGCTTCAACCTGAACGCCATTTTGTCCATTGTTGGTAATTGTATTATTTCGGATGGTTCCAGTTAGGCGAGCAGTTGTGGGATTCAAGATTGGAATTGCTTGCAGTCCCAGGCGAATATCAATTCCCTCATCGCCGTTGTTGCGAATTGTGTTGTTCTCAATTCGCAAGTTGTTGATCACGGCATCTTGCTCTAAACCAATGCCGATGCCATCGCCGCGTACAGGGGTTGCACCGCCGTTATTTTCAATTGTGTTGCCGGAAATGGTGACATTGGCGGTGGCGGCGGTTGTAGTGCCACTGGATCGTCCTGCCAGACCGATGAGAATGCCATCATTGAAGTTGTTACGAATCTGGTTATTGCTAAGGGCAAGATCGATCTGTCCGGCAAAGTTGGCGATCGCAATTCCCTGACCGCTATCTGGTGCGGGAGGTGTGGGTGAAAAGGCACCCCCAACCCGCTCAATTGTATTACCCGTAATGTTCACGCTGCCAATTGAGTTCAGCACCAGCAAGCCCTGACCCGTAGGAACCGTGATCACAGCAGGTCCAATGCCAGTCGGGTTAGCGATAGTGACGTTGCGAGTGACGACATCGCTGATCTGGTTGTTGGCGATCGTTGTGGTGCCGGAAGTGCCACCAACTACCATGCCTTGATCAAGAGGATTGCGAATCGTATTGCTAGAAATCGTTGTGCTGCCATTGGTTACGCCTGCTACGGTAAGTCCCTGTCCTCGAACAGTGTTAACCGTGTTGCGGCTAATTTCCAGATTGCCATTCATCCCTGCTACGACAATGCCCTGCCCGGTAGGAACTGCAATATTGCCAAGAATGGGAACGGTGGCTATAAAGTCTGCGCCAATGGTATTTGCAACTGAGTTATCGGTAATTGTTGCTGTTCCGGTAGCATTGAGTAGCACAATGCCTTGAGTTCCGGTACCTGTAATCGTGTTGCGAGTGATATTGGTGTTACCTGTGGTGGTAGCAATGACAATACCTTGACCACTGGGAAGAGGAATAATGCTGCCAGGGTTGGGAATTGTGATGGAGCCAATGGTAATGTCACCTGTGATTGGGGTGCTGATGCTAGTGGTACCTGCGATCGTCCCTGTAATTCGGTTATCGGTAACATTTGCTGCGCCAACATTCTGCACATACACGCCCTGATTACGAGCGGCGATAATCTCGTTCCGTAGCAAGTTCAGATTGGTTGCGCCGTTGCCTAAAATGCCTGCATCTGCCGTGTTGCGGATGATGTTATCGCGAATTTCAACCCGACCAACATTACTAAATGTCACGCCTGCCCCAGTTGCGCTGGTGATGTTGAAGCCTGACAACACGGTGTCACTGCGCATGGTGATAGTGCCATTGACGTTTGGTAAGGTGCCGCTACCGGATAGAGGCAGTTGATAGGTGGGAAAGACTTGTCCCGAAATTGTGGCAGGCACTTGTTGTACCACTCCGGTTGAGAGCACCTGGACGCGATCAGGAATGGTGAATGCCGGAATACCGGGATTGGTGCCAGCCTGGACATAGACAATATCGTTACCGTCTGATCGTGTTGCACTTAACGCCGACTGCACCAGCCCAAAGGGATTTTCAAAAGTACCATTGCCTCCAGTTGCGCCTAATGTGACGTGTTGGAAGAAGTAGGGCTGTCCGGTGGCTGGGTTAGTAAGGATGACATCAGTAAAGGTGCTTGCAGCAATTTTTACCTCACGTTGGCGATTCACTACAATCGCATTCAGCCGTCCCGGATATTCGCCCATACGCGCCCGAACAAACTGTTGAGACTGTAGTTCAACTGAATTAACTGTGGAAACAGCAAGTTCTTTGTCCTTGAAATCACCTGGATGTGTTCCTGGCAGACTCAGTGATACCGTGCCAACAACATTAGTGCCCAAAATGCCATCGTGTTGAACGGCGATTCCAACGGCAAGATTCCCACTAGGACGGGCTTCTAACCTGCCGCGTACTCCAACCGCACTATCGCCTGCAGAAATGTAGTAGAGTCCGGCGTAACCGCGCAAATCTCCGTAGTCTGAGAAGCGGATTAGTCTACCACCTGCTTCTACATCAAAGCCAGCCATTGCTGCCTCAATGTCACGAATTCGAGTTTGTTGACGTGTTCCAGACGATAACAAAAAGTTGTTTTGGAAGCGGAAGCTAGTGAGTTGAGATCCGGTATCAAACAGAGCATCGTTAACTGTTTGTCGCGTATTGCCAACAGGGACATAGGCATTCAAACGAGCATCCCAGCCATCGCCCAGTGTCTCCAACCCCAAGCCCAATTGAGAAAACACGCTAGAGCCGGTGTCACGGCTATCGTAAGCAAGGTAACCACCAAAGATGCGATTGCTTCCTGGATTGTAGGTACGGTAACCAACGAGCAAATTGCCACCCAAGTTTGCATCATTGTCAAGTAAAAGTTGCCCAACTAGGTAAAGTAGGTTTCCAGCAGGAGTTCGATATAGCGGAAAGAAGCCTTGAAAACTGGTAAAGCCATCATAGCCACCGCCAGAGGTACTATAACTAACTCCAGCACGTGGCGTAATGATGAGATCGGCGGCACGAACACTCACGGAATTCGTCGATTGTGGATTACTTGGATTAGTTGGAGTAGATATTTGAGCGTGAAGTGGAGAGGCGATCGCGACACTTGCCAGCAACCCTCCCAAAAGCCACCGCATGTTAATTGCTTTCATGTCCGTCACGTCCCCACAACACTCCTGATTTGTTTTCTAACTGAGTAAAATTCAACCTGTCAATTTCATCCCCGTGAATTCACGCAATCCACACTTAGGCATTGACTTCATCAAGAACTGTCTATCAATGCGGAAATCACGAGATAAAAAAATTCTACGCTCATAGAGTTCCCCGTTTGTGTGAAATTCTCACTCCGCTATGCTTGAAGAGATGGATTGTTTCTAGTGCATTTCACGGAAATCTTGGCTGAACCGACTTCATTACCACTCGAAGTGATTGCTTCACTTGATCGCGCGATCGCGCATCTTACCCAACACAAAGATGCCTGGGTGCAGGTTGCCATTGCAGAGCGAATCAACTATCTGCGCCAGTGCATGAAAGGCGTGAACGAAGTGGCGGAAGCCTGGGCGATCGCTGCCTGTAAAGCCAAGGGCATTGACCCCGCTTTATCTCTGGCAGGCGAAGAATGGATTACAGGACCACTGGCAACCCTACTGAACTTGCAATTGCTGATTAAAACTCTGGAGGCCAACGGACAACCGACTCCACCCTCAATCTTCACCCGCCCCGATGGACAAGTAGTTGCCAGAATTTTCCCAGACAATTTGAAAGATCGGCTATTGTGGTTGGGGTTTTCGGGTGAAGTGTGGATGCAGCCTGGCAAATCTGCTACACAGGGATTGGTTTATCGCCAAAAGCCTGACAGCGGCAAGGTGGCATTGGTACTG is a window of Leptolyngbyaceae cyanobacterium JSC-12 DNA encoding:
- a CDS encoding Protein of unknown function (DUF3442) (IMG reference gene:2510096484~PFAM: Protein of unknown function (DUF3442)), yielding MKAINMRWLLGGLLASVAIASPLHAQISTPTNPSNPQSTNSVSVRAADLIITPRAGVSYSTSGGGYDGFTSFQGFFPLYRTPAGNLLYLVGQLLLDNDANLGGNLLVGYRTYNPGSNRIFGGYLAYDSRDTGSSVFSQLGLGLETLGDGWDARLNAYVPVGNTRQTVNDALFDTGSQLTSFRFQNNFLLSSGTRQQTRIRDIEAAMAGFDVEAGGRLIRFSDYGDLRGYAGLYYISAGDSAVGVRGRLEARPSGNLAVGIAVQHDGILGTNVVGTVSLSLPGTHPGDFKDKELAVSTVNSVELQSQQFVRARMGEYPGRLNAIVVNRQREVKIAASTFTDVILTNPATGQPYFFQHVTLGATGGNGTFENPFGLVQSALSATRSDGNDIVYVQAGTNPGIPAFTIPDRVQVLSTGVVQQVPATISGQVFPTYQLPLSGSGTLPNVNGTITMRSDTVLSGFNITSATGAGVTFSNVGRVEIRDNIIRNTADAGILGNGATNLNLLRNEIIAARNQGVYVQNVGAANVTDNRITGTIAGTTSISTPITGDITIGSITIPNPGSIIPLPSGQGIVIATTTGNTNITRNTITGTGTQGIVLLNATGTATITDNSVANTIGADFIATVPILGNIAVPTGQGIVVAGMNGNLEISRNTVNTVRGQGLTVAGVTNGSTTISSNTIRNPLDQGMVVGGTSGTTTIANNQISDVVTRNVTIANPTGIGPAVITVPTGQGLLVLNSIGSVNITGNTIERVGGAFSPTPPAPDSGQGIAIANFAGQIDLALSNNQIRNNFNDGILIGLAGRSSGTTTAATANVTISGNTIENNGGATPVRGDGIGIGLEQDAVINNLRIENNTIRNNGDEGIDIRLGLQAIPILNPTTARLTGTIRNNTITNNGQNGVQVEARGGTTARVEIASNNASNNGQRGIFVTTSNIQLLGTPQISANIQLNTLSANAIAGFDVLTTTSLIPPSAAQSICVNAAGNTSSNASTITNTLNFFGPNVITVVNLGAVSGNNPPSGVTVTGTPAPVNTPFPCP